Proteins encoded in a region of the Ruegeria sp. AD91A genome:
- the comD gene encoding sulfopyruvate decarboxylase subunit alpha — translation MNIDKKITDDLVANDISFVTTVPCKQLAGVIAEIDERDGIYHIPSNKEDEGMGLCAGAWMGGKRPAIIMQNTAIGVTINTLATLIQYYRMPLPMLISYRGELREPIACQVEMAVHTKALLAQLNIPTYHFHHQADVEELDAILKYTFMCNKPVAILTDANFWGGYGDQ, via the coding sequence ATGAACATAGACAAAAAGATCACCGACGATCTGGTGGCGAACGATATCTCGTTTGTCACCACTGTCCCGTGCAAGCAATTGGCAGGTGTCATCGCGGAAATCGATGAGCGTGATGGCATCTATCACATCCCGTCCAACAAGGAAGACGAAGGGATGGGCCTGTGCGCCGGGGCGTGGATGGGCGGCAAGCGACCCGCGATCATCATGCAGAACACCGCGATCGGGGTCACGATCAACACGCTGGCGACGCTGATCCAGTATTACCGGATGCCGCTGCCGATGCTGATCTCGTACCGGGGCGAGCTGCGCGAACCCATTGCCTGCCAGGTCGAGATGGCCGTTCACACCAAGGCGCTGTTGGCTCAGTTGAACATCCCGACCTACCACTTCCACCATCAGGCGGATGTCGAGGAGCTCGACGCGATCCTGAAATACACATTCATGTGCAACAAGCCGGTCGCCATCCTGACCGACGCCAATTTCTGGGGAGGCTATGGCGACCAATGA
- a CDS encoding SDR family NAD(P)-dependent oxidoreductase, with protein sequence MDDPRALFDLTGRVACITGASSGLGRQVARTLAAAGANVVGVARRGDALAQMQAEIGDSAEAVIADVSDRDGMGELVQTINSKFGAPDIIVHAAGVNTREAADDVTPEGWDTTLSLNLSAPFFLSQAMVPEMKKKGWGRIVNFASLQTTRAFPGGIAYGATKAGIGQLTRAMAEAWSPFGITANAIGPGFFPTELTQAVFDDPERAERNAAQTCIGRNGQMQDINGPILFLCSKASDYVTGQVLMVDGGFTAK encoded by the coding sequence ATGGATGACCCGCGCGCATTGTTTGACCTGACGGGCCGGGTGGCTTGTATTACCGGCGCCAGTTCGGGGCTGGGGCGGCAGGTGGCGCGGACGCTTGCCGCAGCCGGCGCGAATGTTGTCGGCGTGGCCCGGCGCGGCGACGCCCTGGCGCAGATGCAGGCCGAGATCGGCGACAGCGCAGAAGCGGTGATCGCCGATGTTTCGGATCGTGACGGAATGGGCGAGCTGGTGCAGACGATCAACTCAAAGTTTGGAGCACCGGACATCATTGTACATGCGGCTGGGGTCAACACACGCGAGGCTGCCGACGATGTTACTCCTGAAGGATGGGATACCACGCTTTCCCTGAACCTCAGCGCGCCGTTTTTCCTCAGTCAGGCCATGGTGCCCGAGATGAAAAAGAAGGGGTGGGGGCGTATCGTCAATTTTGCCTCGCTGCAAACAACGCGCGCGTTTCCGGGCGGAATTGCATATGGGGCCACCAAGGCCGGGATCGGGCAACTGACCCGGGCGATGGCCGAGGCATGGTCGCCCTTCGGCATTACCGCCAATGCGATTGGTCCGGGTTTCTTTCCCACCGAACTGACGCAGGCCGTATTCGACGACCCCGAACGCGCAGAGCGGAACGCCGCACAAACCTGCATTGGGCGCAATGGACAGATGCAGGACATCAATGGGCCGATTCTGTTTTTGTGCTCAAAAGCGTCCGACTATGTCACTGGGCAGGTTCTTATGGTTGATGGAGGGTTCACGGCCAAATGA
- a CDS encoding universal stress protein — protein sequence MYTKILVPLALDHGISQHTLEIARAMSGKGAEIIALHVYEMPQGSVSAYLDKSVVAEGFERARLQLLQKVEGLDGVTSEIVKGHTARSIIDYARSNNVDCIVIGSHKPDLSDYFLGSTASRVVRHAPCAVHVHRRA from the coding sequence ATGTACACGAAAATACTGGTCCCGTTAGCTTTGGATCACGGCATATCGCAACACACGCTGGAAATCGCGCGGGCCATGTCAGGTAAGGGCGCGGAAATAATTGCGCTGCACGTCTACGAGATGCCTCAGGGATCGGTCAGCGCCTATCTGGACAAATCCGTTGTCGCTGAAGGCTTCGAACGGGCCCGTTTGCAATTGCTGCAAAAAGTCGAAGGGCTTGATGGGGTGACGTCCGAGATTGTCAAAGGCCATACCGCGCGCTCTATCATCGACTACGCCAGAAGCAACAATGTCGACTGTATCGTAATCGGCTCGCACAAGCCGGACCTGAGCGACTACTTCTTGGGATCGACCGCCTCGCGCGTCGTCCGTCACGCCCCCTGTGCCGTGCACGTGCACCGAAGGGCCTGA
- a CDS encoding zinc-binding dehydrogenase: MKALVYQGVEQMVFGDVPDAQPGASEHLIRVEAVGICGSDMHAYLGHDARRPAPLILGHEAAGVIVDGKRAGDRVTINPLVSCGQCAACLAGRENLCPDRQIISMPPREGAFAQYVTMPASNLVEVPQGISFAKAALAEPLAVSWHTARLGIEALHPGMDRRALVIGGGAIGLAAALALRAMGVDYVTIAEPNELRRNYLAKIESFALEGSAKGTYPLVIDAVGYAVTRSVASALAVPGGVIAHVGLGEDTGGLDIRRMTLQEITFIGTYTYTAKDFRQTAQAIFDGRLGALDWIEERALADGAQAFCDIRSGAVAAPKIILRPWV, encoded by the coding sequence ATGAAGGCGCTGGTTTATCAAGGTGTGGAACAGATGGTGTTCGGTGATGTGCCGGATGCCCAACCGGGGGCTTCGGAACACCTTATCCGGGTCGAGGCGGTCGGCATCTGCGGGTCGGACATGCACGCCTATCTAGGCCATGATGCGCGTCGTCCGGCGCCCCTGATCCTTGGGCACGAGGCAGCTGGTGTGATTGTTGACGGGAAACGCGCCGGTGATCGTGTGACAATCAACCCGCTGGTCAGCTGCGGTCAATGCGCGGCCTGCCTTGCTGGTCGTGAAAACCTGTGCCCGGATCGCCAGATCATCTCGATGCCGCCGCGTGAAGGGGCGTTTGCTCAATATGTCACCATGCCTGCCAGCAATCTTGTCGAAGTACCGCAAGGTATTTCGTTTGCCAAAGCTGCGCTGGCTGAACCTTTGGCGGTAAGCTGGCATACTGCCCGTCTAGGGATCGAGGCTCTGCATCCAGGGATGGACCGTCGCGCATTGGTGATCGGCGGTGGGGCCATCGGCCTTGCGGCGGCCTTGGCCTTGCGAGCAATGGGCGTCGACTATGTTACCATCGCGGAACCAAATGAGCTGCGTCGGAACTACTTGGCGAAAATCGAAAGTTTTGCGCTGGAGGGTTCAGCCAAAGGGACTTACCCGTTGGTCATAGACGCTGTGGGATATGCCGTGACGCGGTCAGTTGCCTCGGCCCTGGCCGTGCCGGGGGGCGTGATCGCGCATGTTGGTTTGGGTGAAGATACCGGTGGTCTGGACATTCGTCGGATGACCTTACAGGAAATCACATTCATCGGGACTTACACATACACCGCCAAAGACTTTCGCCAGACGGCTCAGGCTATCTTTGACGGGCGGCTGGGGGCTCTGGATTGGATTGAAGAACGCGCTCTGGCCGACGGCGCGCAAGCGTTTTGCGATATCCGATCTGGCGCTGTGGCCGCACCCAAGATTATCCTGAGGCCCTGGGTATAG
- the hisD gene encoding histidinol dehydrogenase yields MPREYLKKATLTAQSHASEVHDTVKTILADIEAGGDAKALEYAVKFDKFEGNVLMTQDEIDAAIALVPEKLKADIRFAHDNVRRFAETQKATVSDVQMEIVPGFVAGQKAIPVDAAGCYVPGGRYSHIASAIMTVTTAKVAGCRHITACSPPRPGEGVAPAIVYAAHICGADSILAMGGVQGVAAMTYGLFGLPRANILVGPGNQFVAEAKRILYGKVGIDMIAGPTDSLILADSSADAHVVATDLVSQAEHGYNSPVWLVTDDRDLAQKVMELVPVLINDLPELNRENASAAWRDYAEVIVCSDREEMAACSDEYAPEHLTVQAEDLDWWLDRLTCYGSLFLGEETTVSYGDKATGTNHVLPTSGAASYTGGLSVHKYMKIVTWQRATREGSKSIAEATARISRLEGMEGHARAADVRLAKYFPDETFDLTADG; encoded by the coding sequence ATGCCTCGTGAATATTTGAAAAAGGCGACTTTAACCGCTCAATCACATGCCTCGGAGGTGCATGATACGGTCAAGACCATCCTTGCCGATATCGAGGCCGGTGGCGATGCCAAGGCGCTGGAATATGCCGTCAAGTTCGACAAGTTCGAAGGAAATGTCCTGATGACGCAGGACGAGATTGATGCAGCCATCGCGCTGGTGCCCGAAAAGCTGAAGGCCGATATCCGGTTTGCCCATGACAACGTTCGGCGCTTTGCGGAAACGCAGAAGGCAACCGTGTCGGACGTACAGATGGAGATCGTTCCCGGTTTCGTTGCGGGGCAAAAGGCGATCCCGGTGGATGCGGCAGGATGCTACGTTCCCGGTGGGCGATACAGCCATATCGCCAGCGCTATTATGACAGTGACAACGGCCAAGGTCGCTGGGTGCCGTCATATCACCGCCTGTTCTCCTCCGCGACCGGGCGAGGGTGTTGCGCCTGCTATTGTCTATGCCGCGCATATTTGCGGAGCCGACAGCATTCTGGCCATGGGCGGTGTACAGGGCGTGGCCGCCATGACCTATGGCCTTTTCGGACTGCCGCGCGCCAATATCCTCGTGGGGCCGGGCAACCAGTTCGTGGCCGAGGCCAAACGCATTCTCTACGGCAAGGTTGGTATCGACATGATCGCGGGCCCGACCGACAGCCTGATCCTGGCCGACAGTTCCGCGGACGCCCATGTGGTGGCAACCGATTTGGTCAGTCAGGCCGAACACGGGTACAACTCGCCCGTCTGGCTGGTGACTGACGATCGCGACCTTGCACAGAAAGTGATGGAGTTGGTTCCGGTTTTGATCAACGATCTGCCAGAGCTGAACCGGGAAAATGCCTCGGCCGCGTGGCGCGACTATGCCGAAGTCATTGTCTGTTCCGACCGTGAAGAGATGGCCGCCTGTTCCGATGAATATGCACCAGAGCACCTGACGGTTCAGGCCGAGGATCTGGATTGGTGGCTGGATCGCTTGACGTGTTATGGCTCGCTGTTTTTGGGCGAAGAGACAACAGTTTCATACGGAGACAAGGCAACCGGGACGAACCATGTTCTACCAACGTCAGGTGCGGCCAGCTATACCGGTGGTTTGAGCGTTCACAAATACATGAAGATCGTCACCTGGCAGCGGGCCACGCGTGAAGGATCGAAATCCATCGCCGAAGCCACCGCACGGATTTCCCGACTGGAAGGTATGGAAGGTCATGCCCGTGCGGCGGATGTGCGTCTGGCCAAGTATTTCCCGGATGAAACGTTCGACCTGACCGCCGATGGATGA